The proteins below come from a single Vitis vinifera cultivar Pinot Noir 40024 chromosome 9, ASM3070453v1 genomic window:
- the LOC100253207 gene encoding LOW QUALITY PROTEIN: pyrophosphate-energized vacuolar membrane proton pump 1 (The sequence of the model RefSeq protein was modified relative to this genomic sequence to represent the inferred CDS: inserted 1 base in 1 codon): MYARLLSNGKGKPMVYESGYCPQRKTLGCSSFSEKQLIISTVLMTVGVAIVSWIALPSSFTIFNFGSQKVVKNWQLFLCVGVGLWAGLIIGFVTEYYTRNAYSPVQDVADSYRTGTATNVIFGLALGYKSVIIPIFAIAVSIFVSFSFAAMYGIAVAALGMLSTIATGLAIDAYGPISDNAGGIAEMAGMSHRXRERTDALDAAGNTTAAIGKGFAIGSAALVSLALFGAFVSRASISTVDVLTPKVFIGLLVGAMLPYWFSAMTMKSVGSAALKMVEEVRRQFNTIPGLMDC; the protein is encoded by the exons ATGTATGCTCGTTTGCTAtcaaatggaaaaggaaaaccTATGGTATATGAATCTGGATATTGTCCACAAAGGAAAACCTTAGGTTGTTCAAGTTTCTCAG AGAAACAGCTTATCATCTCCACTGTTCTTATGACTGTGGGAGTTGCAATTGTTAGTTGGATTGCCCTTCCATCATCCTTCACAATCTTCAATTTTGGCTCTCAGAAAGTTGTGAAGAATTG GCAGCTGTTCTTGTGTGTGGGTGTTGGTCTTTGGGCTGGACTTATTATTGGGTTTGTAACTGAGTATTACACTAGGAATGCATACAG CCCTGTGCAAGATGTGGCTGATTCCTACAGGACTGGAACTGCCACTAATGTCATCTTTGGCCTTGCTTTGGGATACAAATCTGTCATCATTCCTATTTTTGCTATTGCAGTTAGTATTTTTGTTAGTTTCAGTTTTGCTGCCATGTATGGCATTGCAGTGGCAGCCCTAGGAATGCTGAGTACCATTGCTACTGGGCTTGCTATTGATGCTTATGGTCCCATCAGTGACAATGCGGGAGGAATTGCCGAGATGGCTGGCATGAGCCACA ATCGAGAGAGAACTGATGCACTTGATGCCGCAGGCAACACCACTGCTGCCATTGGGAAG GGATTTGCAATTGGATCTGCGGCACTCGTGTCTTTGGCACTGTTTGGTGCCTTTGTAAGTCGTGCATCGATCTCAACCGTTGATGTCTTGACTCCAAAGGTCTTCATTGGTTTGCTTGTTGGTGCAATGCTTCCTTACTGGTTCTCAGCCATGACCATGAAGAGTGTGGGAAGTGCAGCTCTTAAGATGGTTGAGGAGGTTCGCAGACAGTTCAACACCATTCCAGGTCTGATGGATTGTTGA
- the LOC100248082 gene encoding arogenate dehydrogenase 1, chloroplastic-like produces the protein MLFFPFSKSCPTAKPVFPNLHSSLSDSFSGSQSFSFNPQTGFNLRPKSLQIRAMEASLDYHFGTQLQTHIKTPTSLKIAIIGFDNFDQFLAKTFVSQGHTVLAHSRSNYSNTAAKLGISFFSDPHNLCEEHPKVVMLCTLILSTKSVLKSIPFHRLRRSTLFVDALSVKEFPRSLFLEILPEEFDILYTHPMFGPESGKNGWVGLTFMCDKVRIGNDDLRISRCGRFLDVFAREGVQNGRDELCV, from the coding sequence ATGCTCTTCTTCCCTTTCTCAAAATCTTGCCCAACTGCAAAACCAGTGTTTCCGAATcttcactcatctctctcagaTTCCTTTTCTGGATCCCAATCTTTCTCTTTCAACCCACAAACTGGATTCAACCTCCGCCCGAAATCTCTCCAAATCAGAGCCATGGAGGCCTCCCTGGACTACCACTTTGGAACCCAACTGCAAACCCATATCAAAACACCAACAAGCCTTAAAATCGCAATCATTGGGTTCGACAACTTCGACCAGTTTCTAGCAAAAACCTTCGTCAGCCAGGGCCACACCGTCCTCGCCCACTCTCGCTCTAACTACTCCAACACGGCTGCTAAGCTCGGCATTTCCTTCTTTAGTGACCCGCACAACCTTTGCGAGGAACACCCAAAAGTGGTGATGCTATGCACCTTGATCCTTTCGACAAAATCCGTGCTCAAATCGATCCCATTTCATAGACTACGGCGTAGCACGCTGTTTGTGGACGCTTTGTCGGTGAAGGAATTTCCCAGAAGCCTATTTCTCGAAATCTTGCCTGAAGAGTTCGATATACTCTATACACACCCAATGTTCGGTCCGGAGAGCGGCAAAAATGGGTGGGTAGGCCTTACTTTTATGTGCGATAAGGTCAGAATTGGAAACGATGATCTTAGAATCTCAAGGTGTGGGAGATTCTTGGATGTTTTTGCAAGAGAAGGGGTGCAAAATGGTAGAGATGAGCTGTGTGTTTAA